The Littorina saxatilis isolate snail1 linkage group LG13, US_GU_Lsax_2.0, whole genome shotgun sequence genome contains a region encoding:
- the LOC138946358 gene encoding uncharacterized protein → MLQYLMIFSLQLAAYRGLEWSERFQDTSKPLEICSGENIQLFWNYTLTEGEGVKGLVWTCQPEGKVSELMATYADHHFVPMSPFSGRLAHLKDGGIELSCATILESGNYSVAVTTVDQTGTETLYQKTAWVKIVDTPKTQSGYLEVSKSKEPVRDESNGQWHIQLTCGNFSDRGHPPIDVVWRTPKGEELSSSNFDNGNFQLMIPNPLAGGNYTCSLPRGEPATKCLPRDSELLEEVCVEVDEDKSRFSMLEARQQELLEMMNAKDDHLLNYFATVSSKTDILEARFDEGAENCYSQPVNFHARLTYNTKLLNGNVLKLPIVSTNQGGGYNASTGYFTAPQNGTYFFIGTTGGYSSSNYANMGLEKEGTSLSRTFIALHGSYYNMGSCHATVYLTQGERVWLQSSATSFFRAAVTSFSGFRI, encoded by the exons ATGCTCCAATATTTGATGATCTTCTCGCTGCAGCTTGCTG CCTACAGAGGCCTAGAATGGTCAGAACGATTTCAAGATACTTCTAAGCCGCTGGAGATATGCTCTGGAGAGAACATTCAGCTCTTCTGGAATTACACCTTGACCGAAGGCGAAGGCGTTAAAG GTCTGGTCTGGACGTGCCAACCCGAAGGAAAGGTGTCCGAGCTGATGGCAACTTACGCAGACCACCACTTTGTGCCCATGTCACCCTTCTCAGGACGCCTCGCCCACCTGAAAGACGGGGGGATAGAGCTGAGCTGCGCCACCATCTTGGAGTCTGGCAACTACAGCGTCGCCGTCACCACCGTGGATCAGACTGGAACTGAAACCCTCTACCAGAAAACGGCTTGGGTCAAGATCGTTG ACACTCCAAAGACGCAGAGTGGGTATCTGGAGGTGTCCAAAAGCAAAGAGCCTGTACGTGACGAAAGCAACGGTCAGTGGCATATCCAGCTGACCTGTGGCAACTTCTCGGACCGTGGTCATCCTCCCATTGATGTCGTCTGGAGG ACTCCCAAAGGGGAAGAACTGAGCAGCTCCAACTTCGACAACGGCAACTTCCAGCTCATGATCCCCAACCCGCTGGCAGGGGGGAACTACACTTGCAGTCTGCCCAGGGGGGAACCGGCCACGAAATGCCTTCCGCGCGACTCGGAGCTTCTGGAGGAGGTCTGTGTGGAGGTGGACGAGGACAAAAGCAGGTTCTCCATGCTGGAGGCGAGGCAACAAGAGCTCCTGGAGATGATGaacgccaaggacgaccacctGCTAAACTACTTCGCCACTGTCTCCAGCAAGACTGACATCCTGGAAGCACGGTTTG ATGAAGGCGCTGAGAACTGTTACAGTCAACCGGTGAACTTTCACGCACGGTTGACATACAACACGAAACTGTTAAACGGCAACGTCTTAAAGCTGCCCATCGTATCCACCAATCAGGGGGGAGGTTACAACGCGAGTACGGGGTACTTTACGGCCCCTCAAAACGGCACCTACTTCTTCATTGGAACCACCGGGGGCTACTCTTCCAGCAATTATGCAAACATGGGGCTTGAGAAAGAAGGCACTTCCTTGTCAAGAACCTTTATTGCTTTGCATGGTTCATACTACAATATGGGATCATGTCATGCCACTGTGTATCTCACTCAAGGGGAAAGGGTGTGGCTGCAAAGTTCGGCAACCAGTTTTTTTCGTGCTGCGGTCACATCCTTTTCAGGCTTCCGGATTTAA